Within Serratia odorifera, the genomic segment AACGTTTGCCGTGCACTACTTCGTCATGGGAAATTGGTAGCACGAAGTTTTCGGTGTAGGCATACAGCATGCCGAAGGTCATTTGGTTATGGTGATATTTGCGATGCACCGGATCACACTGCATGTAGTTCAGCGTGTCGTGCATCCAGCCCAGGTTCCATTTGTAATGGAACCCCAGTCCGTTAGACTCCGGCGCAACGTGACGCCGGGATAGTCGGTGGACTCTTCCGCCAGCGTTACCGCGCCTGGCCGCGCCTTGCCCAGCGTGTGGTTGGTGTACCGCAGGAAGGCGATAGCTTCGAGGTTTTCATTGCCGCCGTAGTAGTTCGGTACCCACTCGCCCTCGGCGCGGCTGTAGTCGCGATAGATCATCGAGGCGACCGCGTCCACCCGTAGGCCATCGATACCGTAGCGTTCCAGCCAAAAAAAGGCGTTTCCCGCCAGATAGTTACGCACCTCATGGCGACCGTAGTTGTAGATCAGCGTGTTCCAGTCCTGGTGGAAACCTTCACGCGGGTCGGCATATTCATACAGCGCGGTACCGTCAAAATTGGCCAGTCCGTAGGCGTCGCTGGGGAAATGCCCAGGCACCCAGTCAAGGATCACGTTGATACCAGCCTGATGCGCCGCTGCCACAAAAGCCCTGAACTCCGCCGGCGTGCCAAAGCGACGGGTCGGAGCATACAGCCCCAGCGGTTGATAGCCCCAGCTGCCGTCGAACGGATGTTCGTTGATCGGCAGCAGTTCGAGATGGGTAAACCCCATCTGTTTCACATACGGGATCAGCTGTTCCGCCAGCTCCTGATAGCTGAGCCAGAAATTGTTGTCACTGTGCCGACGCCACGAACCAAGATGCACCTCATAGATTGAAACCGGCCGATCGAAACCGTTGGCTTGCTGGCGCTGCGTCGTGTTTTCTACCACCTCGGGCAATGGGGCGACCAGCGAAGCGGTATCCGGGCGCATTTGCGCCTCAAACGCATAGGGATCGGCCTTGAGCTGGGTATTGCCGTAACAGTCGATGATTTCATATTTATACAGCTGACCTGCGCTCACCCCCGGCAGGAACAGTTCCCAGATGCCGTTCTCTTTGCGCAGACGCATCGGATGACGGCGGCCATCCCAAAAGTTGAACTCCCCCCACCACCGAAACGCGCTGGGCATTTGGCGCCCATACCGCAAAGCTGACGCCAGCCACGCCGTCCAGTTCGCTCAGATGGGCTCCCAGGCGTTCATAGGGTCGCAAATGGGTGCCTTCAGCCAATAGCCAGCTGTCGATCTCCTGCAAAAGTGTGCCAAAACGGTAGGGATCTTCCAACAATTGTTGATGTTGTTGCCATTTAACCGAAAACTGGTAGTGAAAAGGATTTTTACGACGAGGAACGGTAGCGCAGAAGAAGCCTCTCGGTTCCAGGCAGTCGAGCTGCGTTACCCGACGACCGGTTTGTGCATCCACCAGCCATACCTCGCTGGCATCAGGGAATAACGCTCGCACCTGTAGGCCCGCTGCGGTGACATGCATGCCAAGCAGGGAGAACGGATCGGCATAATTACCGGAAATCAACTGATTAATCACGTCACGATCGGGAAGTACAGGCATGTTCTTCTCCCTTTGCTTAATAGCATGATCCCTAAGGGCTACATTTTTTAAACGTTCGCCGTTGTGTTTATCATGCAATTCATTCGATGACTAAAGCGTGATTGCGGTCGGTTATTGATTAAACTTTACGCGTCCGACCTGTAGATCGCTCTTTCTGCTTCTTTTTAGACATATTCCTAGCAGAGATGAAAATTCAATCATCTACACAGTAAGCATAGCCAAAGACGAATAAAAAAACGGCGATAGCGGTGAGGAAAATTTTTCAGCCACAATGGGGAAAACGGCAGAAATGGGGGCTTGATGGGGCTGGCTGGCACCAGCCCCGGTATGTGTCGGTTATTTTTACAGTAGAATGCGCAGCATGCGACGCAGCGGTTCCGCCGCACCCCACAGCAACTGGTCGCCGACGGTGAAGGCCGACAGGTATTCCGGCCCCATGTTCAGCTTGCGCAAACGACCGACCGGGGTGTTCAGCGTGCCGGTCACTGCGGCAGGCGTCAGTTCACGCATCGTCAGTTCGCGGTCGTTCGGGATCACCCGCACCCAGTCATTATGGGTTGCCAGCAGCTGTTCGATTTCCGGCAGCGGCACGTCTTGCTTGAGTTTCAGGGTGAACGCCTGGCTGTGGCAGCGCAGCGCGCCAACGCGCACGCACAGGCCATCAACCGGGATAACGCTGGAGGTGGACAGGATCTTGTTGGTTTCCGCCTGGCCTTTCCACTCTTCACGACTCTGGCCGTTATCAAGCTGCTTGTCGATCCATGGGATCAGGCTGCCGGCCAACGGCACACCAAAATTGTCGGTCGGCAACACGCCAGAACGGGTGGCCCCGGTCACTTTACGTTCGATATCCAGAATGGCCGACGCCGGGTTTTGCAGCTCTTTTGCCACGTCGGCGTGCAGCATGCCCATTTGCACCAGCAGTTCGCGCATATGGCGCGCGCCGCCGCCGGATGCCGCCTGATAGGTGGAGACCGATGCCCACTCCACCAGATCGTTGGCAAACAGGCCGCCCAGCGACATCAGCATCAGGCTGACGGTGCAGTTACCACCGACAAAGGTTTTAATGCCTTTATCCAGCCCTTGCTGGATAACCGCGTGGTTGACCGGGTCCAGAATGATAATGGCGTCGTCCTGCATGCGCAGAGATGACGCGGCGTCAATCCAGTAACCCTGCCAGCCACTTTCACGCAGCTTGGGATAAACTTCGTTAGTGTAATCGCCGCCCTGGCAGGTGATGATAATATCAAGCGCGGCTAGCGCATCGATATCGTAAGCATCTTGCAGCGTGCCGTTCTGCTGGCCGCCGATGGCTGGCGCGGCGGAACCGTGCTGAGATGTAGAAAAGAATACCGGCGGATGGCGTCAAAATCGCGCTCTTCTGCCATGCGTTGCATGAGCACAGAGCCGACCATACCGCGCCAACCGACTAAACCAACGTTTTTCATGATAACTGTCCTGCCTTGGAGGATGACGACAAATTTGTAGAGAGGGACACAATGTCCCCACCTTACAAAATGTCGGCGCAGGCGCAAAGTGAATTTAATCGATGGCTGGGCATTTCTCAGCAATCCTTCTTATAGGCGGGAGGGCAGGCAGCCATTTTACTGCCCCTGACCGCGGTTGAGGTAATGATGACAGAGATGATTTCAGCGACGGTGTTGCTGTTTTTAATTATGGATCCACTCGGTAATCTGCCGATTTTCATGTCGGTGCTCAAGCATCTGGAACCTCGCCGTCGGCGCATTGTGCTAATCCGCGAGCTGCTGATTGCGCTGATACTGATGCTGATATTTCTGTTTGCCGGCGAAAATATTCTGGCCTTCCTCAACCTGCGCACTGAAACGGTCTCCATTTCCGGCGGCATCATTCTGTTCCTGATTGCCATCAAGATGATTTTCCCGTCACAGGAAGGCAACAGCAGCGGTCTTTCCGCCGGTGAGGAGCCTTTTCTGGTGCCGCTGGCGATCCCGTTGGTGGCCGGGCCATCGATATTGGCAGCGCTGATGCTGCTGTCGCATCAATACCCTAACCAACTGGGACATCTGGTGGTCGCATTGCTGATTGCCTGGGGGATTTCTGCCGCCATCCTGCTGATGTCGAACCTGTTTTTGCGTCTATTGGGCAGCAAGGGCGTCAGCGCGCTGGAGCGTTTGATGGGACTGGTGCTGGTGATGCTGTCAACGCAGATGTTTCTGGACGGCGTGCGCGCCTATCTGAAACTGTAGCAAGGGGAAAGGAAGCGCGAACAATAGGGCCGGTCAGCATTCACTGACCGGCCCTGTCAGGCAAATATCGCAGCAGATTACATCATCGAGAATGCAATCATGCCGACAACGGCACCGGTGGTGCCAAGAATGGTTTCCATCACCGACCAGGTTTTCAGCGTCTGCGCTTCGGTGGCACCGGTAAACTTGCCAAACAGCCAGAAGCCGGAGTCATTCACATGGCTCAGTACGATAGAGCCACCGGCGATGCAAATCGACAGCGCCGCCATCTGCGCGCCAGAATACCCCAGTTCACCGATCACCGGCATCACCAGGCCGACGGTGGTCAGACACGCCACGGTGGCTGAACCCTGAATCACCCGAACTGCCGCAGACAGCACAAAGCAGGCAATGGCAATCGGCAAGCCGGCGCCAATCAGCGCGTTACCCAGCGCCGGACCAACGCCAGAATCGACCAGCACCTGCTTGAATACCCCACCGGCACCGGTCACCAACAGGATGATCCCCGCAGGCTGGATTGCCGCAGAGCAGACTTCCATCACCTTGTCTTTGCTCATGCCACGGCGAATCGCCAGGCCGTAAATCGCCACCAGACAGGCGATCAGAATCGCAGTGAACGGGTGGCCGATAAATTGCAGCCATTGATACAGCGAGCTGCCTTCAACGGTGAAGCGCGCGCCGATGGTTTTCATCCCTACCAGTACCAGCGGGAACAGCACCAACGCCAGGCTGAAGCCAAACGACGGCAGCTTGCTCTTGTCGATGCTGGGTTCTTCGATATCTTTTGGCAGTTCCAGCGTCACGTGCTTGCTGATGAACGAACCGAACAGCGGGCCGGCCAACAGCATACCCGGGATTGCCGC encodes:
- a CDS encoding YhgN family NAAT transporter, with amino-acid sequence MTEMISATVLLFLIMDPLGNLPIFMSVLKHLEPRRRRIVLIRELLIALILMLIFLFAGENILAFLNLRTETVSISGGIILFLIAIKMIFPSQEGNSSGLSAGEEPFLVPLAIPLVAGPSILAALMLLSHQYPNQLGHLVVALLIAWGISAAILLMSNLFLRLLGSKGVSALERLMGLVLVMLSTQMFLDGVRAYLKL
- the gntU gene encoding gluconate transporter; protein product: MDTLTLVFTAVGSVLLLLFLVMKARMHAFIALMLVSMGAGLFSGMSLEKITDTMQKGMGGTLGFLAIVVALGAMFGKILHETGALDQIAVKLLKGFGEQRAHYALGIAGLVCALPLFFDVAIVLLIGVAFAVARRTGGNLIKQVIPLFAGVAAAAAFLLPGPTPMLLASQMNADFGWMILIGLAAAIPGMLLAGPLFGSFISKHVTLELPKDIEEPSIDKSKLPSFGFSLALVLFPLVLVGMKTIGARFTVEGSSLYQWLQFIGHPFTAILIACLVAIYGLAIRRGMSKDKVMEVCSAAIQPAGIILLVTGAGGVFKQVLVDSGVGPALGNALIGAGLPIAIACFVLSAAVRVIQGSATVACLTTVGLVMPVIGELGYSGAQMAALSICIAGGSIVLSHVNDSGFWLFGKFTGATEAQTLKTWSVMETILGTTGAVVGMIAFSMM